One region of Mycolicibacterium insubricum genomic DNA includes:
- a CDS encoding LppX_LprAFG lipoprotein: MSEITRGNKRLHAGVATALATGLIGATLAGCHSDSDKSEATSSASSSVASTASSQNPANAPDPAKVLQESARTTATLQSLHLDLVTENLGNFPLASVSASVTNQPQGAGSAVGHAKFRRDKDADFEEGDFLVTDKTFYTKNDDGTWKKVGDSEKIYDPGVLLDKDRGLAHVLESISDPKSGDAETIDGIKTVQIKGEIPADVIDTIVPTLGLGGGSLPITVWIADVGTGTQPGAGDPSPSEQPSSGKGPNVVRIKIEKDKGSVTTTFSKWAEPVEIPNPKG, translated from the coding sequence TTGAGCGAAATCACCCGCGGCAACAAGCGTCTCCACGCCGGTGTTGCCACCGCCCTGGCGACCGGACTGATCGGTGCGACGCTGGCCGGCTGCCATTCCGACTCTGACAAGTCCGAGGCGACGAGTTCGGCCAGCAGCAGCGTGGCGAGCACGGCGTCCTCGCAGAACCCGGCCAACGCCCCGGATCCGGCGAAGGTACTCCAGGAGAGTGCGCGCACCACCGCCACCCTGCAGTCGCTGCACCTGGATCTGGTCACCGAAAACCTCGGCAACTTCCCGCTGGCCAGCGTCAGTGCCAGCGTGACCAACCAGCCGCAGGGCGCGGGCAGCGCGGTCGGGCACGCGAAGTTCCGCAGGGACAAGGACGCCGACTTCGAGGAAGGCGACTTCCTGGTGACCGACAAGACCTTCTACACCAAGAACGACGACGGCACCTGGAAGAAGGTCGGGGACTCCGAGAAGATCTACGACCCGGGTGTGCTGCTGGACAAGGACCGCGGCCTGGCGCACGTGCTGGAGTCGATCAGCGACCCCAAGTCCGGTGACGCCGAGACCATCGACGGCATCAAGACCGTTCAGATCAAGGGCGAGATCCCCGCCGACGTCATCGACACCATCGTCCCGACCCTGGGCCTGGGTGGCGGCAGCCTGCCGATCACCGTGTGGATCGCCGACGTCGGCACCGGAACCCAGCCGGGCGCCGGGGATCCCAGCCCGTCGGAGCAGCCGTCGTCGGGCAAGGGCCCGAACGTCGTGCGGATCAAGATCGAAAAAGATAAGGGGTCGGTGACGACCACCTTCTCGAAGTGGGCCGAACCGGTCGAGATTCCCAACCCCAAGGGGTAG
- a CDS encoding type III pantothenate kinase, with protein sequence MLLALDVRNTHTVVGLVSGSGEHAKVVQHWRIRTEPEVTADELALTLDGLIGDDGERLTGAVGLSTVPSVLHEVRVMLGQYWAGVPTVLIEPGVRTGIPLLVDNPKEIGADRIVNCLAAYQNYGGPAIVVDFGSSIVVDVVSAKGEFLGGAIAPGVQVSSDAAAARSAALRRVELSRPRSVIGKNTVECMQAGAVFGFAALVDGLIRRIREDVDGFDGTDVTVVATGYTAPLLLDELRTPARFDPDLTLQGLRMVYERNRENGRIRHKNPGGTTVD encoded by the coding sequence GTGCTGCTGGCCCTCGACGTCCGCAACACCCACACCGTCGTCGGGTTGGTGTCCGGATCGGGCGAGCACGCAAAGGTGGTGCAGCACTGGAGGATTAGGACCGAACCCGAGGTTACCGCCGACGAACTCGCCCTCACCCTCGACGGACTGATCGGTGACGACGGGGAACGGCTGACCGGCGCGGTCGGGCTGTCCACGGTGCCGTCGGTGCTGCACGAGGTGCGCGTCATGCTCGGCCAGTACTGGGCGGGCGTGCCGACGGTGCTGATCGAACCGGGCGTGCGGACCGGGATCCCGCTGCTGGTCGACAACCCCAAGGAGATCGGCGCCGACCGGATCGTCAATTGCCTTGCCGCCTACCAGAACTACGGCGGACCGGCGATCGTCGTGGACTTCGGTTCCTCGATCGTGGTCGACGTCGTCTCGGCCAAGGGTGAATTCCTCGGCGGGGCAATCGCTCCGGGCGTCCAGGTGTCCTCGGACGCCGCCGCGGCCCGGTCGGCGGCACTGCGCCGGGTGGAGCTGTCCCGGCCGCGCTCGGTGATCGGCAAGAACACCGTCGAATGCATGCAGGCCGGCGCGGTGTTCGGCTTCGCCGCCCTGGTCGACGGGCTCATCCGGCGAATCCGCGAGGACGTCGATGGATTCGACGGCACCGACGTCACCGTCGTCGCCACCGGCTACACCGCGCCGCTGTTGCTCGACGAGCTGCGCACCCCGGCCCGCTTCGACCCGGATCTCACTTTGCAGGGCCTGCGGATGGTCTATGAACGCAACCGGGAGAACGGCCGGATCCGGCACAAAAACCCAGGTGGAACGACCGTTGACTAG
- the panD gene encoding aspartate 1-decarboxylase, with protein sequence MQRTMLKSKIHRATVTHADLHYIGSVTIDADLMAAADLLEGEQVTIVDIDNGNRLVTYAITGEPGSGIIGINGAAAHLVHPGDMVILIAYAVLDDAEARSYQPRVVFVDADNRPIDLGADAAFVPDLPEAAGLVSPRGLR encoded by the coding sequence ATGCAGCGCACCATGCTGAAGTCGAAGATCCACCGCGCCACCGTCACCCACGCCGACCTGCACTACATCGGATCGGTGACCATCGACGCCGACCTGATGGCCGCCGCGGATCTGCTGGAAGGCGAGCAGGTCACCATCGTCGACATCGACAATGGCAACCGGCTGGTCACCTACGCCATCACCGGGGAACCGGGTAGCGGCATCATCGGGATCAACGGAGCCGCGGCGCACCTGGTACACCCGGGCGACATGGTCATCCTGATCGCCTACGCCGTCCTCGACGACGCCGAGGCCCGCAGCTATCAGCCGAGGGTGGTGTTCGTCGACGCCGACAACCGGCCGATCGACCTGGGCGCCGACGCGGCGTTCGTGCCGGACCTGCCGGAAGCAGCCGGCCTGGTCTCCCCGCGGGGGCTGCGCTAG
- the panC gene encoding pantoate--beta-alanine ligase, whose protein sequence is MTQPKYRAGELNVYSDPAQMHAVSRALRRTGRPVMLVPTMGALHDGHLSLVRAAKRVPGAVVAVSIFVNPLQFGPNEDLDAYPRTLDADLELLRGEGVHIAFTPTAAHMYPDGPRTTVVPGPLGDDLEGASRPGHFAGMLTVVLKLLNIVAPDRAFFGEKDYQQLVLIRQMAADLNLDVRIVGVPIVRESDGLAMSSRNRYLDERQREAATGLSAALLAGTRAAGQGAEAAVAAARAVLDAVPEIDVDYLEARGVWLGPAPTVGPARLLVTARVGQTRLLDNAAINIAASAGTEHGPDGGNLAL, encoded by the coding sequence ATGACCCAACCCAAGTACCGCGCCGGCGAACTCAACGTCTACTCCGATCCGGCGCAGATGCACGCCGTCAGCCGCGCACTGCGCCGCACCGGGCGACCCGTCATGCTGGTGCCCACCATGGGTGCACTGCACGACGGGCACCTGAGTTTGGTGCGCGCCGCCAAGCGGGTGCCGGGCGCGGTGGTCGCGGTGTCGATCTTCGTCAACCCGCTGCAGTTCGGGCCGAACGAGGATCTCGACGCCTACCCGCGCACCCTCGACGCCGATCTGGAACTGCTGCGCGGCGAGGGCGTGCACATCGCCTTCACCCCGACCGCCGCCCACATGTACCCCGACGGCCCCCGCACCACCGTGGTCCCCGGCCCGCTCGGCGACGACCTGGAGGGCGCCTCCCGACCCGGGCACTTCGCCGGGATGCTGACGGTCGTGCTCAAACTGCTCAACATCGTGGCCCCGGACCGGGCGTTCTTCGGCGAGAAGGACTACCAGCAGCTGGTGCTGATCCGGCAGATGGCCGCCGACCTCAACCTCGACGTCCGGATCGTCGGCGTACCGATCGTGCGGGAGAGCGACGGTCTGGCCATGTCGTCGCGTAACCGCTATCTGGACGAGCGGCAGCGGGAGGCGGCCACCGGGCTGTCGGCCGCGCTGCTGGCCGGCACCCGGGCCGCGGGCCAGGGTGCGGAGGCCGCCGTCGCCGCCGCCCGCGCGGTGCTCGACGCGGTCCCGGAGATCGACGTCGACTACCTGGAGGCCCGCGGCGTCTGGCTGGGCCCGGCGCCGACGGTCGGTCCGGCCCGGCTGCTGGTCACCGCCCGCGTCGGGCAGACCCGACTGCTCGACAATGCCGCCATCAACATCGCAGCGTCCGCCGGCACCGAACACGGGCCGGACGGCGGCAACCTCGCCCTGTGA
- a CDS encoding Rossmann-like and DUF2520 domain-containing protein — protein sequence MQQLDGLRPARLKVGIISAGRVGSAIGAALERVDHVVVAATARSETSRRFAADRLPDTLIRSPEQVAADSELLILAVPDTELAGVVADLVHSDAVAPATIVVHTSGAAGIGVLAPLAARGATPLAIHPAMTFTGSDDDIARLTGCCFGITAADEIGYAVAAALVWELGGEPMRVADDARPLYHAALAQASNHLVTVIADAMDMLTAALGGPAPEGVPVSRLVAPLARAALENALTRGDGALTGPVARGDADAVAAHLRALDGASPELMQAYRDLSRRTATRVHARPEIFEVLDR from the coding sequence ATGCAGCAGCTTGATGGGCTGCGCCCGGCCCGGCTCAAGGTCGGAATCATCTCCGCGGGCCGGGTGGGCAGCGCGATCGGCGCGGCGCTGGAACGCGTCGACCACGTCGTCGTCGCCGCGACCGCGCGCTCCGAGACCTCCCGCCGCTTCGCCGCCGACCGCCTGCCCGACACCCTGATCCGCTCGCCCGAGCAGGTGGCCGCCGACTCCGAACTGCTCATCCTGGCCGTCCCGGACACCGAGCTCGCCGGTGTCGTGGCCGACCTGGTGCACAGCGACGCGGTGGCACCGGCGACCATCGTCGTGCACACCAGCGGCGCCGCCGGCATCGGAGTCCTGGCGCCGCTGGCCGCGCGCGGTGCCACCCCGCTGGCGATCCACCCCGCGATGACGTTCACCGGCTCCGACGACGATATCGCCCGGCTGACCGGCTGCTGCTTCGGCATCACCGCCGCCGACGAGATCGGCTACGCGGTGGCCGCCGCGCTGGTGTGGGAGCTCGGCGGGGAACCGATGCGGGTCGCCGACGACGCCCGACCGCTCTATCACGCGGCACTGGCCCAGGCCAGCAACCACCTGGTGACGGTGATCGCCGACGCCATGGACATGCTGACCGCCGCCCTGGGCGGTCCCGCACCCGAGGGCGTGCCGGTCTCCCGGCTGGTCGCCCCGCTGGCCCGCGCCGCCCTGGAAAATGCCCTGACCAGAGGCGACGGGGCACTGACCGGGCCGGTCGCGCGCGGCGACGCCGACGCCGTGGCCGCCCACCTGAGGGCGCTCGACGGCGCCTCACCGGAACTGATGCAGGCTTACCGCGACCTGTCCCGGCGAACCGCCACCCGCGTCCACGCCCGACCCGAGATATTCGAGGTGCTCGACCGATGA
- a CDS encoding DUF6779 domain-containing protein, with translation MTVGSRGARARRGVRTPGWVLLTVLLVLAIVASSALVFTNRVELLKLAVIAALWAAVVGSFVSVIYRRQADADAAKVRDLKFVYDLQLDREISARREYELSVESHLRREISAELRAATNDEVAALRAELAALRTNLEILFDADLSHRPALGHETRAAIGSDRPYGEPTDGYMAPDRVPSSRVTSDRVPFADDDEPPTAQTPIIDVHEAPLEPPPSTPQHAAPPVVMPAADEPYRGSHRRHAGAEPVSAPEPIPTPAPEPVRPPEPMPAAEPMRAPEPEPFPEEPAAGLREPQAEPAMRPGYAAAPGPAPFQPPIGHARPAMTPPSRHAGVSDFEHRPAAHRRPDSRPEPIGLIGDNPHAHAAPAEPGWAAHAAPAQPDWAAQAAPAEPGEKRRGGRRRARETTPPEEPSWTAEAEPAPLAGRHRGANTAEPEELEEHPGRHRSGETVESAAELLARLNQNPGGGGRRRRRED, from the coding sequence ATGACGGTTGGGTCTCGCGGCGCCCGGGCGCGGCGCGGCGTCCGCACGCCGGGCTGGGTGCTCCTGACGGTGTTGCTGGTGCTGGCCATCGTGGCCAGTTCCGCCCTGGTGTTCACCAATCGCGTGGAGTTGCTCAAGCTCGCCGTCATCGCGGCGCTGTGGGCCGCGGTCGTCGGCTCCTTCGTCTCGGTCATCTACCGGCGCCAGGCCGACGCCGACGCGGCAAAGGTCCGCGACCTCAAATTCGTCTACGACCTGCAGCTTGATCGGGAGATCTCGGCGCGGCGCGAATACGAACTGAGCGTCGAGAGCCATCTGCGCCGCGAGATCTCCGCGGAACTGCGCGCGGCCACCAACGACGAGGTCGCCGCCCTGCGCGCCGAACTGGCCGCGCTGCGCACCAACCTGGAGATCCTCTTCGATGCCGACCTGAGCCACCGCCCGGCCCTCGGACACGAGACGCGCGCGGCCATCGGCTCCGACCGGCCGTACGGCGAGCCCACCGACGGCTACATGGCGCCGGATCGGGTGCCCAGCAGCCGGGTGACCAGCGACCGCGTCCCGTTTGCCGACGACGACGAGCCCCCGACGGCGCAGACCCCCATCATCGACGTGCACGAGGCCCCGCTGGAACCCCCGCCGTCGACCCCGCAGCATGCGGCGCCCCCGGTGGTGATGCCCGCCGCCGACGAGCCCTACCGCGGGTCGCATCGACGACACGCCGGTGCCGAACCGGTGTCCGCGCCCGAACCGATCCCCACGCCGGCCCCGGAACCGGTCCGCCCGCCCGAGCCGATGCCGGCGGCCGAACCCATGCGCGCCCCGGAGCCCGAGCCGTTTCCGGAGGAACCCGCCGCCGGCCTCCGCGAGCCGCAGGCCGAGCCGGCCATGCGGCCCGGGTATGCCGCAGCGCCGGGCCCGGCGCCGTTCCAACCGCCGATCGGCCACGCCCGACCGGCCATGACCCCGCCCAGCCGCCACGCGGGCGTGAGTGATTTCGAGCACCGGCCGGCCGCCCATCGCCGCCCTGACTCGCGGCCCGAACCCATCGGTTTGATCGGCGACAACCCGCACGCCCACGCCGCGCCGGCCGAACCCGGTTGGGCCGCCCACGCAGCGCCTGCCCAACCCGACTGGGCCGCCCAGGCAGCGCCCGCCGAACCCGGTGAGAAGCGGCGCGGCGGACGGCGACGTGCTCGCGAAACGACCCCACCCGAGGAGCCGAGCTGGACGGCCGAGGCCGAACCCGCACCGCTGGCCGGGCGCCACCGGGGCGCAAACACCGCTGAGCCCGAAGAACTCGAAGAACACCCCGGGAGACACCGCAGCGGGGAAACCGTCGAGTCGGCGGCCGAGCTGCTCGCCCGGCTCAACCAGAACCCGGGCGGCGGGGGGCGTCGCCGGCGCCGGGAGGATTAG
- a CDS encoding DUF3180 domain-containing protein, with protein sequence MRVIRIRELVTLALIGAVGGWLAVYLGYHWFPPLTLWSGVWLGLLGLAEAGFGFYVRSKIGAGEIGVGGGRLDPLLVARGVAVAQASAWLGALLLGGWLGILVFLLERRGQLPVADADTPGAAVAAGCALILVAAAMWLQHCCKSPGGTDDPEAPG encoded by the coding sequence GTGCGGGTGATCCGGATCCGGGAGCTGGTGACCCTGGCGCTGATCGGGGCCGTCGGCGGCTGGCTGGCGGTGTACCTGGGCTATCACTGGTTTCCGCCGCTGACCCTGTGGAGTGGGGTGTGGCTGGGGCTGCTCGGGCTGGCCGAGGCCGGATTCGGGTTCTACGTGCGCTCCAAGATCGGCGCCGGGGAGATCGGCGTGGGCGGCGGGCGGCTGGATCCGCTGCTGGTGGCACGCGGGGTGGCCGTCGCCCAGGCCTCGGCGTGGCTGGGTGCGCTGCTGCTCGGCGGGTGGCTCGGCATCCTGGTTTTCCTGCTGGAGCGACGGGGTCAGCTGCCGGTGGCCGACGCCGACACCCCGGGTGCGGCCGTCGCCGCCGGTTGCGCGCTGATCCTGGTGGCCGCCGCCATGTGGCTGCAGCACTGCTGCAAGTCCCCCGGCGGCACCGACGACCCGGAAGCCCCCGGTTAG
- the folK gene encoding 2-amino-4-hydroxy-6-hydroxymethyldihydropteridine diphosphokinase, which yields MSTAVLSIGSNLGDRLALLQSVVEDLGSRVTAVSPVYETEPWGGVEQRPFLNAVVIASDDVDPIDWLDLGQALENAAGRVRTQHWGPRTLDVDIVTVADPAPVQCATERLTLPHPLAHERAFVLVPWLAADPSATLTVDGVQRPVAGLVAALDPAERAGVRRTDLELSCG from the coding sequence ATGAGTACAGCGGTGCTGTCCATCGGCAGCAATCTCGGCGACCGGCTGGCGCTGCTGCAGTCTGTGGTCGAAGATCTGGGCTCGCGGGTGACGGCGGTGTCGCCGGTATACGAGACCGAGCCGTGGGGCGGCGTCGAGCAGAGGCCGTTCCTCAACGCCGTCGTCATCGCCTCCGACGATGTGGACCCGATCGATTGGCTGGATCTGGGCCAGGCGCTGGAGAACGCCGCGGGCCGGGTCCGCACGCAGCACTGGGGCCCGCGCACGCTTGACGTGGACATCGTCACCGTCGCCGATCCGGCCCCGGTGCAGTGCGCCACCGAGCGGCTCACCTTGCCCCACCCGCTGGCGCACGAACGGGCTTTCGTACTGGTGCCGTGGCTGGCCGCCGACCCGTCGGCGACCCTGACGGTCGACGGCGTGCAACGTCCGGTGGCCGGACTGGTGGCCGCGCTGGACCCGGCCGAGCGAGCTGGAGTGCGGCGCACCGACCTGGAGTTGTCGTGCGGGTGA
- the folB gene encoding dihydroneopterin aldolase: MSDRIELRGLVVRGNHGVFEHERREGQDFVVDVTVWMDLSSAAASDNLADTFDYGALAARAEEIVGGPARNLIETVSAEIADAVMTDERVAAVEVTVHKPEAPIPLNFADVAVVARRSREP, translated from the coding sequence ATGTCTGATCGAATCGAGTTGCGCGGCTTGGTGGTTCGCGGCAACCACGGGGTGTTCGAGCATGAGCGACGGGAGGGGCAGGACTTCGTCGTCGACGTGACCGTGTGGATGGACCTGTCGTCCGCCGCGGCGTCGGACAACCTGGCCGACACCTTCGACTACGGGGCACTGGCCGCCCGGGCCGAGGAGATCGTCGGCGGGCCCGCGCGCAATCTGATCGAGACGGTGTCCGCCGAGATTGCCGACGCGGTAATGACCGACGAGCGGGTGGCCGCCGTCGAGGTCACCGTCCACAAGCCCGAGGCCCCGATCCCGCTGAACTTCGCTGACGTCGCCGTGGTGGCCCGGCGATCGCGGGAGCCGTGA
- the folP gene encoding dihydropteroate synthase, protein MPLSKVAVMGVVNVTADSFSDGGRYLDVDRAVAHGLHLVADGADIVDVGGESSRPGAIRVDAATELDRIVPVIAALAAEGVTVSVDTMRAEVASAALESGAGLVNDVSGGRADPAMAPLLASAQVPWILMHWRAVSAVEPHRVPHYDDVVADVRTELLAAVEDAVAAGVSPERLIIDPGLGFAKAAQHNWALLRALPRLVDTGLPVLVGASRKRFLGSLLAGDDGTPRSPDGREVATATISALAAEHGVWGVRVHDVRASADALAVAAAWAGELGEGDV, encoded by the coding sequence ATTCCGTTGTCGAAGGTGGCGGTGATGGGGGTCGTCAACGTCACCGCCGACTCCTTCTCCGACGGCGGCCGGTACCTGGACGTCGACCGGGCGGTGGCCCACGGCCTGCACCTGGTGGCCGACGGCGCAGACATCGTCGACGTGGGCGGAGAATCCAGCCGCCCCGGCGCGATACGCGTCGATGCCGCAACGGAATTGGACCGCATCGTGCCGGTGATCGCGGCGCTGGCGGCCGAGGGGGTGACGGTCAGCGTCGACACCATGCGTGCCGAGGTCGCCTCGGCCGCACTGGAATCCGGCGCCGGGCTGGTCAACGACGTCTCCGGGGGCCGGGCCGATCCGGCGATGGCGCCGCTGCTGGCGTCAGCGCAGGTGCCGTGGATCCTCATGCACTGGCGCGCGGTGTCGGCCGTCGAGCCGCACCGGGTGCCGCACTACGACGACGTCGTCGCCGATGTGCGCACCGAGTTGCTAGCCGCCGTCGAGGACGCGGTGGCCGCCGGGGTGTCGCCGGAGCGGTTGATCATCGACCCGGGATTGGGTTTCGCCAAAGCTGCACAGCATAATTGGGCGTTGCTGCGGGCGCTGCCGCGGCTGGTGGACACCGGGCTTCCGGTGCTGGTGGGGGCCTCGCGCAAGCGGTTCCTGGGGTCTCTGCTGGCCGGTGACGACGGCACCCCGCGGTCGCCCGACGGCCGGGAGGTCGCCACCGCGACGATCTCGGCGCTGGCCGCGGAGCACGGAGTGTGGGGGGTGCGGGTACACGACGTGCGCGCCTCGGCCGATGCGCTGGCGGTCGCTGCGGCCTGGGCCGGAGAACTGGGAGAAGGCGATGTCTGA
- the folE gene encoding GTP cyclohydrolase I FolE, with translation MTTQEVAVAPGVFDQARAEAAVRELLLAVGEDPDRPGLLETPARVARSYREIFAGLYTDPDAVLDTTFDEDHDELVLVKSIPMYSTCEHHLVSFHGVAHVGYIPGADGRVTGLSKIARVVDLYAKRPQVQERLTCQIADAVMRKLDPRGVIVVIEAEHLCMAMRGVRKPGAITTTSAVRGQFKTDKASRAEALELILRK, from the coding sequence ATGACAACGCAGGAGGTCGCCGTCGCCCCGGGCGTTTTCGACCAGGCTCGGGCCGAGGCCGCCGTGCGCGAGTTGCTGCTGGCCGTCGGCGAGGATCCCGACCGCCCCGGTCTGCTGGAGACCCCGGCGCGGGTGGCTCGGTCCTACCGGGAGATCTTCGCCGGGCTCTACACCGACCCGGATGCTGTGCTGGACACCACCTTTGACGAGGATCACGACGAGCTGGTGCTGGTGAAGTCGATCCCGATGTACTCCACCTGCGAGCATCACCTGGTCTCCTTCCACGGCGTCGCGCACGTGGGCTACATCCCCGGGGCCGACGGCCGGGTGACCGGGCTGTCGAAGATCGCCCGGGTGGTCGACCTGTACGCCAAGCGGCCGCAGGTGCAGGAGCGGCTGACCTGCCAGATCGCCGACGCCGTTATGCGCAAGCTGGATCCGCGCGGGGTGATCGTGGTGATCGAGGCCGAGCACCTGTGCATGGCGATGCGGGGCGTCCGCAAACCCGGCGCGATCACCACCACCTCGGCGGTGCGCGGGCAGTTCAAGACCGACAAGGCTTCGCGGGCCGAGGCGCTGGAACTCATTCTGCGGAAATGA
- a CDS encoding alpha/beta fold hydrolase, translating into MAGFTERFVTRDGVRLRVVEAGRRGDPPVVLAHGFPDLALGWRHQIAALAAAGYHVLAPDQRGYGGSSCPAEVSAYDIHALTADLVGLVDELTDAERAVFVGHDWGATVVWSLTLLYPDRVAGTVGLSVPPVPRALVAPTEAFAKFGPDFYILHFQRPGVADAELAADPAATVAMMFGGRPGWLEPEVFDEYVREFTRTGYTGGLNWYRNFDRNWATTPELAGATFDTPGLFIVGGADPTARFLRTDRARQVAVGRYGELVIDGAGHWLAQERPAEVTAVLLDFLSWPQLRDRVKR; encoded by the coding sequence GTGGCCGGGTTCACCGAACGATTCGTGACGCGCGATGGGGTCCGGTTGCGGGTCGTCGAGGCCGGTCGGCGCGGTGATCCGCCAGTGGTGCTCGCGCACGGTTTTCCCGACCTGGCGCTGGGCTGGCGGCATCAGATCGCGGCGCTGGCCGCGGCCGGCTACCACGTGCTGGCCCCCGATCAGCGTGGCTACGGCGGGTCGTCGTGCCCGGCGGAGGTGTCGGCCTACGACATCCACGCGCTGACCGCCGACCTGGTGGGGCTCGTCGACGAGCTGACCGATGCCGAGCGGGCGGTGTTCGTCGGGCACGACTGGGGCGCGACGGTGGTGTGGAGCCTGACGCTGCTGTACCCGGACCGGGTGGCCGGCACCGTCGGGCTCAGCGTGCCGCCGGTGCCGCGGGCTCTGGTCGCGCCCACCGAGGCGTTCGCGAAGTTCGGCCCGGACTTCTACATCCTGCATTTCCAGCGGCCCGGGGTGGCCGACGCCGAGCTGGCCGCCGACCCGGCCGCCACCGTCGCGATGATGTTCGGCGGACGGCCCGGCTGGCTAGAACCCGAGGTGTTCGACGAGTACGTGCGGGAGTTCACCCGGACCGGCTACACCGGCGGGCTGAACTGGTATCGCAACTTTGACCGCAACTGGGCCACCACCCCCGAGCTGGCCGGTGCCACCTTCGACACCCCGGGGCTGTTCATCGTCGGCGGCGCGGACCCGACGGCGCGATTCCTGCGCACTGACCGGGCCCGCCAGGTCGCCGTCGGGCGCTACGGCGAGCTGGTCATCGATGGTGCCGGGCACTGGCTGGCCCAGGAGCGGCCCGCCGAGGTCACCGCGGTGCTGCTGGATTTTCTGTCCTGGCCGCAGCTGCGGGACCGGGTGAAGCGTTAG
- a CDS encoding SIMPL domain-containing protein produces the protein MPRAAKSRILARLGASAAIAATLVTLAGCDSQKTGTTTEAAATARQVTVTGKGQVQGVPDTLTINAATSAVGADPTAAINQSSDKMNAVLGALKAKNVSSSDIATTNVTVSPQYGPDGNVVTGYQATNAIEVTVRDISTASNILALMTFNGGEALRITSVSYSINDDSQLVRDARTRAFSDAKERAQQFADLSGMSLGKIISISETAEGTTPTPVPRAMAAAVPMEPGQQTVGFSVTVVWELS, from the coding sequence ATGCCGCGTGCCGCCAAATCCCGCATCCTCGCCCGACTCGGAGCTTCCGCGGCCATCGCCGCGACGCTGGTGACGCTGGCCGGCTGCGACTCCCAGAAAACCGGAACGACGACCGAAGCCGCCGCCACCGCCCGCCAGGTCACCGTCACCGGCAAGGGCCAGGTGCAGGGCGTCCCGGACACCTTGACCATCAACGCGGCGACCAGCGCGGTCGGCGCCGACCCGACGGCGGCGATCAACCAGTCCAGCGACAAGATGAACGCGGTGCTCGGTGCGCTGAAGGCCAAGAACGTGTCCAGCTCGGACATCGCCACCACCAACGTCACGGTGTCACCGCAGTACGGTCCCGACGGCAACGTGGTCACCGGCTACCAGGCCACCAACGCCATCGAGGTGACCGTGCGCGACATCAGCACGGCGTCGAACATCCTGGCCCTGATGACCTTCAACGGCGGTGAGGCGTTGCGGATCACCTCGGTGAGCTACTCCATCAACGACGATTCGCAGCTGGTGCGCGATGCCCGCACCCGGGCGTTCAGCGACGCCAAGGAACGCGCGCAGCAGTTCGCCGATCTGTCCGGGATGTCGCTGGGCAAGATCATCTCGATCTCCGAGACCGCCGAGGGAACCACCCCGACCCCGGTGCCGAGGGCGATGGCCGCCGCGGTGCCGATGGAACCCGGCCAGCAGACCGTCGGCTTCTCGGTGACGGTGGTCTGGGAACTCAGCTGA
- the hpt gene encoding hypoxanthine phosphoribosyltransferase, whose translation MPAHPELYSGDIKSVLFSEQDIATRTAELAAAIAADHTENGGEQDLLLVTVLKGAVMFVTDLARALPVPTQLEFMAVSSYGSATSSSGVVRILKDLDRDIHDRDVLIVEDIVDSGLTLTWLMRNLATRHPRSLRVCTLLRKPDAVRTDVDISYVGFDIPNEFVVGYGLDYAERYRDLPYIGTLEPHVYSG comes from the coding sequence GTGCCCGCACACCCCGAGCTGTACTCCGGTGATATCAAGTCGGTGCTGTTCTCCGAGCAGGACATTGCGACCCGGACGGCCGAGCTGGCCGCAGCCATCGCGGCCGACCACACCGAGAACGGGGGCGAACAGGACCTGCTGTTGGTCACCGTGCTCAAGGGTGCGGTCATGTTCGTCACCGACCTGGCCCGGGCGCTGCCGGTACCGACCCAGCTGGAGTTCATGGCGGTCAGCTCCTACGGGTCGGCCACCTCGTCGTCGGGGGTGGTGCGCATCCTCAAGGACCTGGACCGTGACATCCACGACCGGGACGTGCTGATCGTTGAAGACATCGTCGACTCCGGACTGACGCTGACCTGGCTGATGCGCAACCTGGCCACCCGGCACCCGCGCTCACTGCGGGTCTGCACGCTGCTGCGCAAGCCCGACGCTGTGCGCACCGACGTCGACATCTCCTACGTCGGCTTCGACATCCCCAACGAGTTCGTGGTCGGCTACGGGCTGGACTACGCCGAGCGCTACCGCGACCTGCCCTACATCGGAACCTTGGAACCGCACGTCTACTCCGGCTAA